Proteins co-encoded in one Listeria ivanovii subsp. ivanovii genomic window:
- a CDS encoding ROK family protein, with product MYRIGIDIGATNMRVALFDSDNQLIAREQVKTEAKLGPVQALGKLVSMVRLVDPERLAIGIGIGAPGPLDVTNGTVLDAPNLPGWHGFPIRDELERLVNVPVFLMNDAKAAALAEAKIGSGVGYDSVQYITVSTGIGGGFICRGELFPGSHGHASELGNMIVDVSSPNSTLENTCSGSALLRQSKQLFGENQTAAELFVQYEANQEEARQVIEQWLHHFSAAVTSIIQVIDPEVFVLGGAVILRHPWLVEKLHPMVTKRVYSTMREDVQLKVASLGDDAGLYGASMFV from the coding sequence ATGTATCGAATTGGAATAGATATCGGTGCAACGAATATGAGAGTGGCGTTGTTTGATTCTGACAATCAGTTGATAGCACGTGAACAAGTAAAAACAGAGGCGAAGTTAGGACCTGTCCAAGCATTAGGAAAGTTAGTAAGTATGGTTAGACTAGTTGATCCAGAACGCTTAGCAATCGGTATTGGAATTGGTGCACCTGGACCGCTTGATGTGACTAATGGAACAGTTTTAGATGCTCCAAATTTACCTGGATGGCACGGATTCCCTATTAGAGATGAGCTCGAGCGTCTTGTAAATGTACCAGTGTTTTTGATGAATGATGCCAAAGCAGCTGCACTTGCTGAAGCGAAAATTGGCTCCGGGGTAGGCTACGATAGTGTGCAATATATCACGGTAAGTACGGGTATTGGTGGTGGTTTCATCTGTAGAGGGGAACTGTTTCCTGGCAGTCATGGGCATGCGTCAGAACTTGGGAATATGATTGTTGATGTGAGTTCGCCAAATAGTACGCTGGAAAACACATGTAGTGGTAGCGCCTTGTTAAGACAAAGTAAACAATTGTTTGGAGAAAACCAGACTGCTGCCGAATTATTTGTGCAATATGAAGCTAATCAGGAAGAAGCGCGCCAAGTGATTGAACAATGGTTACATCATTTTAGCGCGGCGGTAACATCGATTATTCAAGTTATCGATCCAGAAGTTTTTGTTCTCGGTGGCGCAGTTATTTTACGTCATCCATGGTTAGTAGAAAAGTTGCATCCAATGGTGACAAAGCGAGTCTACAGCACGATGAGAGAAGATGTTCAGTTAAAAGTTGCAAGCCTTGGGGACGATGCGGGGCTGTATGGAGCATCCATGTTTGTTTAG
- a CDS encoding carbohydrate ABC transporter permease yields MIQQKHAGIGKWTVNIILIILAVIWIFPFLYVIVNAVKSSAEYSTGNFWDLPKSFSIAENWEYLTQQIQLGSGFINSLIYGTLGGGLGIIMAALAAYAIETLKIKHGLLWFFVIYSGTIFPFQVYLIPIFKAYNKVGLYDTQLGMVLIYAALIIPFSVFVLRNFLMGISKEMLESARMDGASDFYIFRKIYMPMARAPLAAVFLFQFTWIWSDLLFGMTLTKSESARPVMAAVSLLGGSTIQKVPPILLAAIIVSIPTIILFILSHRNLEKGFVVTTK; encoded by the coding sequence ATGATACAACAAAAGCACGCTGGAATTGGAAAATGGACAGTGAATATCATACTGATTATACTGGCAGTCATTTGGATTTTCCCGTTTCTTTACGTTATTGTCAATGCTGTGAAAAGCTCGGCTGAATATAGCACGGGAAACTTCTGGGATTTACCAAAATCATTTTCGATTGCGGAAAATTGGGAATACTTAACACAGCAAATTCAACTTGGTTCCGGTTTTATTAATAGTTTGATTTATGGGACACTAGGTGGCGGTCTTGGAATTATTATGGCAGCACTAGCAGCTTACGCGATTGAAACACTCAAAATTAAGCACGGTCTACTTTGGTTTTTCGTTATTTATAGTGGGACTATTTTTCCGTTTCAAGTGTATCTTATTCCGATTTTTAAAGCGTACAATAAAGTAGGATTATATGATACTCAATTGGGAATGGTCCTTATTTATGCAGCGCTGATTATTCCATTCAGTGTGTTTGTATTGCGGAATTTCTTAATGGGTATTTCTAAAGAGATGCTTGAAAGTGCGAGAATGGACGGGGCGTCAGATTTCTACATCTTTCGAAAAATTTACATGCCAATGGCTCGGGCTCCACTTGCGGCGGTATTTTTATTCCAGTTCACTTGGATTTGGAGTGATTTGTTGTTCGGGATGACATTGACAAAATCCGAATCTGCACGACCTGTAATGGCAGCGGTATCATTACTTGGCGGATCGACAATACAAAAAGTGCCTCCCATTTTGTTAGCAGCAATTATTGTTTCAATTCCAACAATCATTTTATTTATCTTGTCACATAGAAACTTAGAAAAAGGTTTTGTCGTTACTACAAAATAA
- a CDS encoding ABC transporter substrate-binding protein — translation MKKIVSISCIVAVLMLLASCGSGESSSSKVEFYTDKGGENVGILNSMSEQIEKDGGVGYKTVGYTEVTSYETTVQQSLDSEKAPGLFTWWSGDKLKKLVDNDLVVDLTKEWKEYYEKEGVNPGLADAFTIDGKVYAAPFSVLYNGILYNKHLFDKYDLEVPTTWDEFIKVCDTLKANKIEPIGLKNDPWASFLWFQTLIASYAPDLYVGLTNGDIKYTDPEMKKVMKIWQKMITKGYFGDPVDPASQIKMFSTDKSAMVYEPTVTSATLKKEYNMEPGKDFDVFVAPSMTADQKQVIFFEASPIVVSKESKQSAEAQKVLRSFYKKDVQQIFVDEAGIINTDNTKSSDPVNGSFVKEAADANKYQVMVRYYEATPSEVVTVATDELWKFFYKPTDTVLDDTLNTIQKVADSAFK, via the coding sequence ATGAAAAAAATCGTATCAATCAGTTGTATTGTTGCAGTTTTAATGCTTCTAGCAAGTTGTGGTAGTGGGGAATCATCAAGTTCAAAAGTGGAGTTTTATACAGATAAAGGGGGAGAAAATGTAGGTATTTTGAATTCCATGTCAGAACAAATTGAAAAAGATGGAGGAGTTGGCTATAAAACTGTTGGGTATACAGAGGTGACATCCTACGAGACAACAGTACAACAATCACTTGATAGTGAAAAAGCACCAGGATTATTTACATGGTGGAGCGGTGATAAGCTAAAAAAATTGGTAGATAACGATTTGGTTGTGGATTTAACGAAAGAATGGAAAGAATATTATGAAAAAGAAGGCGTCAATCCAGGGCTTGCAGATGCCTTTACAATCGATGGAAAAGTATATGCAGCACCATTTAGCGTATTGTACAACGGTATTTTATATAACAAACATTTATTTGATAAATATGATTTAGAAGTGCCGACTACTTGGGATGAATTTATAAAAGTGTGTGATACGCTCAAAGCGAATAAAATAGAGCCAATTGGTTTGAAAAATGATCCTTGGGCAAGTTTCCTATGGTTCCAAACGTTAATTGCTAGTTATGCCCCTGATTTGTATGTGGGACTAACGAATGGTGACATTAAATATACCGATCCTGAAATGAAAAAAGTAATGAAGATATGGCAAAAAATGATTACAAAAGGTTATTTTGGTGATCCAGTAGATCCAGCTTCACAAATTAAAATGTTTTCCACAGATAAAAGCGCGATGGTCTATGAGCCAACAGTAACTTCTGCAACATTGAAAAAAGAGTATAACATGGAACCTGGTAAAGATTTTGACGTATTTGTTGCTCCCTCTATGACAGCGGATCAGAAACAGGTTATTTTCTTCGAGGCATCCCCGATTGTAGTTTCAAAAGAAAGTAAACAAAGCGCAGAGGCACAAAAAGTACTCCGCAGTTTTTATAAGAAAGATGTGCAACAAATTTTCGTTGATGAGGCTGGTATTATAAATACAGATAATACCAAATCAAGTGATCCAGTGAATGGTAGTTTTGTTAAGGAGGCTGCAGATGCTAATAAATATCAAGTGATGGTGCGATACTATGAAGCGACACCAAGCGAGGTTGTAACAGTTGCAACTGATGAACTATGGAAGTTTTTCTACAAGCCGACAGATACGGTGTTAGATGATACGTTAAACACGATTCAAAAAGTAGCAGATAGTGCATTCAAATAA
- a CDS encoding glycoside hydrolase family 38 C-terminal domain-containing protein, with translation MTLSKKWKLYVLHHSHTDIGYTERQEKLKRYHVDFIQQAIDILMEIEDGKRPEWEGFRWVCENYWQVENFLKNSSEENIACFERYVQAGLIDISLNYLNMTELVDDEVLNHKLAQGRSYADHLAVPLDSAMSADINGYSWGYADALANNGIENLFSCIHTHHGMYPHGKKHHGFWWEGPSGERVLTWVSDHYHMGNELCLVPEHGITYLLEDRFNPKAEVADFEVAEERIFNYIEKLDNDVEYDYYFVPIMVSGMSTDNGAPNGRILERVKTWNELHGDQIEIEMITLNHFFDILRDEMNELPVYRGDWNDWWADGVGSTPAVVKHYKDAQRKYHIGKQLAPDFVAADKQYLDDVEYELALYAEHTWGYSSSVTEPWETLVNDLDFRKSSYAIRANQLASLKLDEILAVKGEVTIRPDRDKLFKVINPQATARTDSVCLYIEHWEDVEGSAVDILLQNIEVVDELTGEVLPSQVREIARAKEVEVVLELTALEEKILRIRLKKELQKEPYRYLAVDKINDIMYDGWQEGLRVNAHQVETKYYSMTFDETNGIVAMIDKRDGNSLLRDSLEHPPFVGIYERTATEPNAWEVRHTMGRNRKKINTDRHVSKLRNIQVCESGEVSATVVFTYDLEGTQMYEIHMKVYRDTPKIDITLRLHKDSIWDPENLYISFPFTTGETEELYFDKMGCLVRPGIDQLPGTNQEFYLVQEGAVYVGAEKSVILALKDTPLLVLGELEHHLIELSGQRGAEKNKEPLYVWAMNNFWETNFKVDLAGFYEFRYTLATLQTTRADVAIDACKSYNQGFLSMYV, from the coding sequence ATGACTTTGTCAAAAAAATGGAAGCTATACGTATTGCACCATTCACACACAGATATTGGCTATACAGAGCGCCAAGAAAAATTAAAGCGGTATCATGTCGATTTTATCCAACAAGCAATAGATATTTTAATGGAAATTGAAGATGGGAAACGTCCGGAATGGGAGGGATTTCGTTGGGTTTGTGAAAATTATTGGCAAGTCGAAAACTTCCTTAAAAATAGTAGCGAGGAAAATATTGCTTGTTTTGAACGATATGTACAGGCGGGGCTAATTGATATTTCGCTTAATTATTTGAACATGACGGAATTAGTAGATGATGAAGTTTTAAATCATAAACTGGCACAAGGTAGAAGTTATGCAGATCATTTAGCTGTGCCGCTTGATTCAGCAATGAGCGCAGATATTAATGGTTATTCGTGGGGATATGCCGACGCGTTAGCCAATAATGGGATTGAGAATTTATTCAGCTGTATCCATACGCATCACGGGATGTATCCACACGGGAAAAAGCATCACGGTTTTTGGTGGGAAGGCCCAAGTGGTGAACGCGTCTTAACGTGGGTATCCGATCATTACCATATGGGAAATGAACTATGTTTAGTACCAGAGCACGGAATTACTTATTTACTGGAGGATCGTTTTAACCCAAAAGCAGAGGTTGCTGATTTTGAAGTGGCAGAAGAACGTATTTTTAATTATATTGAGAAGCTGGATAATGATGTGGAGTACGACTATTATTTTGTGCCAATCATGGTTTCAGGGATGAGTACGGATAATGGGGCTCCGAATGGTCGGATTTTGGAACGCGTGAAAACCTGGAATGAGCTACATGGGGATCAAATTGAAATTGAAATGATTACGCTTAACCACTTTTTTGATATTTTGCGAGATGAAATGAATGAGTTGCCAGTGTATCGTGGTGATTGGAATGATTGGTGGGCAGACGGTGTTGGATCAACGCCAGCTGTAGTGAAGCATTACAAAGATGCCCAGCGAAAATACCATATCGGAAAGCAACTAGCACCTGATTTTGTAGCGGCGGACAAGCAATATCTAGATGATGTTGAGTACGAGTTGGCATTATACGCGGAACATACATGGGGATATTCTTCATCTGTGACAGAGCCGTGGGAAACGCTCGTCAATGATTTAGATTTCAGAAAGTCCTCCTATGCTATTCGTGCAAATCAATTGGCATCACTAAAGTTGGATGAGATTCTAGCGGTAAAAGGGGAAGTGACGATTCGCCCAGACCGCGACAAATTGTTCAAGGTAATTAATCCACAAGCAACGGCACGAACAGATAGTGTTTGCTTATACATTGAGCATTGGGAGGATGTTGAAGGCTCAGCTGTAGACATTTTATTGCAAAATATTGAAGTGGTGGATGAACTAACTGGAGAAGTTTTACCATCACAAGTTAGGGAAATTGCTCGAGCCAAAGAAGTGGAAGTAGTATTAGAACTCACGGCTTTGGAGGAGAAGATTTTACGAATTCGTTTGAAAAAAGAGCTGCAAAAAGAACCGTATCGCTATTTAGCAGTAGATAAGATAAATGATATTATGTACGATGGTTGGCAGGAAGGTTTACGTGTAAATGCGCACCAAGTCGAGACGAAATATTATTCGATGACTTTTGACGAAACGAATGGAATTGTTGCCATGATCGATAAGCGAGATGGCAATTCATTACTACGAGATAGTTTAGAGCATCCACCGTTTGTAGGTATTTATGAGCGCACCGCAACAGAGCCAAATGCGTGGGAAGTTCGTCACACAATGGGACGAAATCGCAAGAAAATAAATACTGATCGTCACGTATCCAAATTACGAAATATCCAAGTGTGCGAAAGCGGTGAAGTCAGCGCGACGGTCGTATTTACGTATGATTTAGAAGGAACACAAATGTATGAAATTCATATGAAAGTATATCGTGACACACCAAAAATAGACATCACGCTACGCTTGCATAAAGATAGTATTTGGGATCCTGAAAATCTGTATATCTCATTCCCGTTTACAACTGGTGAAACAGAAGAACTTTATTTTGATAAAATGGGCTGTCTTGTACGGCCTGGTATAGACCAGCTACCTGGGACTAATCAAGAGTTCTATTTAGTTCAAGAAGGTGCGGTTTACGTTGGAGCAGAAAAGTCAGTTATTCTTGCGCTAAAAGATACGCCACTTCTAGTTCTAGGAGAGCTGGAACACCATCTTATTGAATTATCTGGACAGAGAGGGGCAGAAAAAAACAAAGAACCACTCTATGTTTGGGCAATGAATAATTTCTGGGAAACGAATTTCAAAGTAGATCTGGCAGGGTTTTACGAGTTCAGGTATACACTTGCGACGTTACAAACAACGCGGGCGGATGTTGCAATTGATGCTTGTAAATCATATAATCAAGGCTTTTTATCGATGTATGTGTAA
- a CDS encoding glycoside hydrolase family 125 protein, protein MEHPCLFSEGNGGILENNTSLDKEMMGEDTYFRLRRITDEILKEAASDNTELATLIDGTIDRILQQVDLSEKLQRMFRKCMLNTITTTLVQKKDDSAFLFTGDIPAMWLRDSGGQLRVFLNLDDASGKLYDVIGAVIRQQFRYIRLDPYTNAFNFGGNGNCWSEIDQSERSNPWSWERKYELDSLCFPVELAYFYWKQTARVDLFDEGFLAAIKELIRVFRVEQHHEACSEYFFIRNNGIEQDSLPNQGRGTKVGYTGMIWSGFRPSDDACEYGYLLPANMFAVVILGYLEEMVVAFYPKEMELLTAITTMKKEVQEGIDKFGIIDHPKYGKIYAYEVDGLGNSNIMDDTGVPSLLSLPYIKYCDADEAIYQNTRRFSLSKDNRYYFEGTAAKGLGSPHTPPEYVWHMGLAIQGLTSIDDAECQELLRLFETTDAGTELTHEGFLADDPTVYTREWFSWSNSIFCEFILKEIGKWKL, encoded by the coding sequence ATGGAGCATCCATGTTTGTTTAGTGAAGGGAATGGTGGGATTTTGGAAAATAATACGAGTTTGGATAAGGAAATGATGGGAGAGGATACCTATTTCCGCTTACGACGAATTACGGATGAAATTTTAAAAGAGGCTGCAAGTGATAATACGGAACTCGCAACATTGATTGACGGAACGATAGATCGAATTTTGCAACAGGTAGACTTATCCGAAAAGTTGCAACGAATGTTTCGAAAGTGCATGTTAAATACAATTACAACTACACTTGTGCAAAAAAAAGATGATTCAGCATTTTTATTTACGGGTGACATTCCTGCAATGTGGTTACGCGATTCAGGTGGACAGTTACGAGTGTTTTTAAATTTAGATGATGCAAGTGGAAAGCTATATGATGTGATTGGTGCAGTAATACGACAACAATTTCGTTATATTCGACTTGATCCGTACACAAATGCATTTAATTTTGGTGGAAATGGTAACTGTTGGAGTGAAATTGATCAAAGTGAACGTTCAAATCCTTGGAGCTGGGAGCGGAAATATGAACTGGATTCCCTTTGTTTTCCAGTAGAACTTGCTTATTTTTATTGGAAGCAGACGGCGCGAGTGGATTTATTTGATGAAGGTTTTTTAGCAGCAATCAAAGAGTTGATCCGGGTGTTTCGTGTGGAACAGCACCATGAAGCGTGTTCAGAGTACTTTTTTATTCGTAATAACGGTATTGAACAAGATAGTTTGCCAAACCAAGGACGCGGGACGAAAGTTGGTTATACTGGAATGATTTGGTCAGGTTTTCGTCCTAGTGATGATGCGTGCGAATATGGCTATCTGTTGCCAGCAAACATGTTCGCTGTCGTAATACTTGGCTATTTGGAAGAAATGGTGGTGGCTTTTTACCCAAAAGAAATGGAGTTGTTAACCGCAATAACAACGATGAAAAAAGAAGTTCAGGAGGGAATTGATAAGTTTGGTATCATTGATCATCCAAAATATGGAAAAATATATGCCTATGAAGTGGATGGCTTAGGCAATAGTAATATCATGGACGATACAGGTGTTCCGAGCTTACTTTCTTTGCCATATATAAAGTATTGCGATGCGGATGAGGCTATTTATCAAAATACGCGCCGTTTTTCCTTATCAAAGGACAATCGGTACTATTTCGAAGGCACAGCAGCAAAAGGTTTAGGGAGCCCTCACACGCCACCTGAGTATGTTTGGCATATGGGATTGGCAATTCAAGGCTTAACTTCGATAGATGATGCAGAGTGTCAGGAATTACTACGTTTATTTGAAACAACAGATGCTGGTACAGAACTGACACATGAAGGCTTTTTAGCGGATGATCCAACAGTGTATACGAGAGAGTGGTTCTCTTGGTCAAACTCTATTTTTTGTGAATTTATCTTAAAAGAAATTGGGAAATGGAAGCTATAA
- a CDS encoding DUF1304 domain-containing protein, whose amino-acid sequence MTILAFMLTFIVMIEHIYIMILEMFFSNTKLAAKTFGVEKELLANKKVQTLFANQGLYNGFLAAGLAWGLFFAGNVYTGTVQIFFLSCVVIAALFGGATSSKGILVKQGLPAVLALVAVLLVVTI is encoded by the coding sequence ATGACTATTTTAGCGTTTATGTTAACTTTCATTGTGATGATTGAACATATTTATATTATGATTTTGGAAATGTTTTTCTCGAATACCAAACTAGCAGCGAAAACTTTCGGCGTGGAAAAAGAATTGCTCGCGAATAAGAAAGTACAGACATTGTTTGCGAATCAAGGGCTTTATAATGGGTTCTTGGCAGCAGGGCTTGCTTGGGGCTTATTTTTTGCTGGAAATGTGTACACTGGTACTGTGCAAATTTTCTTTTTAAGTTGTGTGGTGATTGCGGCTTTGTTTGGAGGCGCGACATCTTCGAAAGGCATCTTGGTGAAGCAAGGGCTGCCGGCGGTTTTGGCGTTGGTTGCTGTTTTGTTGGTTGTAACTATCTAA
- a CDS encoding MurR/RpiR family transcriptional regulator: protein MKSGIVRLQALAKQSMGSYQDIAKYIVTNAETVKTMHITQLADECFTSPATIVRMCKKLGYKGYTDFKQDLVLNLHKWFFEKQEVYNRGYIYPNKAAIEIGEVITNLTINGMIKSVQFLDSELVTDLAKILYEAERMDFYGCGISNLVAQDFSYRFLRSGKSTSAFADSHIQISQAQQSDASCVAVGISYGGETQEVITALEIAKQLGAYTISFTSEEDNSLAQVADCNITVAQIEHPEGYVAAASRIEMLHVMDIIYSVYISKYDETVAAKISRTRPYFKKKSGDQEQE, encoded by the coding sequence ATGAAATCAGGAATTGTGCGATTGCAAGCATTAGCCAAGCAGTCTATGGGGTCCTATCAAGATATTGCTAAGTATATCGTGACGAATGCAGAAACAGTGAAAACGATGCATATTACGCAGTTAGCTGATGAATGTTTTACAAGTCCAGCAACGATTGTAAGGATGTGTAAAAAGCTTGGTTATAAAGGATATACAGACTTTAAACAAGACCTAGTGCTGAACTTACATAAATGGTTTTTTGAGAAACAAGAAGTATATAATCGAGGTTACATTTATCCAAATAAAGCGGCTATTGAAATTGGTGAAGTCATTACGAACTTAACGATTAACGGTATGATTAAAAGTGTGCAGTTTTTAGATTCAGAATTAGTAACTGATTTGGCGAAAATATTGTATGAAGCAGAGCGGATGGATTTTTATGGCTGTGGAATTTCAAATCTCGTGGCGCAAGATTTTTCCTACCGATTTTTGCGTTCTGGTAAAAGCACGAGTGCCTTTGCAGATTCGCATATTCAAATTTCGCAAGCGCAACAATCAGACGCTAGCTGTGTCGCTGTGGGTATTTCATATGGCGGGGAAACGCAAGAAGTGATAACGGCATTGGAGATTGCAAAACAGCTTGGTGCGTATACTATTTCGTTCACATCAGAAGAGGATAATAGCTTGGCACAAGTAGCGGATTGTAATATTACTGTAGCCCAAATTGAGCATCCAGAAGGCTATGTTGCGGCTGCTTCTCGTATTGAGATGTTACATGTAATGGACATTATTTATTCTGTTTATATTAGCAAATATGATGAGACTGTTGCGGCGAAAATATCGCGAACGAGACCTTATTTTAAGAAGAAAAGCGGGGATCAGGAGCAAGAATAA
- a CDS encoding carbohydrate ABC transporter permease, whose translation MYIAPAVLFVFCFCILSIIFTLVISFTDWSGLGSFNFVGFDNYVAVFQDKNFLLSCINTLVWVAAGLIIPVVLPLLFAIAIIKSSFATIFKNLFYFPNAVSGVIVGLIMTSLLSMYGLPQLLGMLGFENLDKNWLNIPYVNTGVMIVAGIWQGIGLNMLLFIIGLVNMPTEPIEAAKLEGASGLALYTKIILPLLKPTIIVVVLMSLVNSFKTFDSIWIMTGGGPYRTSETLAVTMYKESFSNNHLGMGSAIAVMLSVIILVISIFYLRKTFNKEGSN comes from the coding sequence TTGTACATTGCGCCAGCAGTACTTTTTGTATTCTGTTTTTGTATTTTATCCATTATTTTTACATTGGTTATTAGTTTCACAGACTGGAGCGGTTTAGGAAGCTTTAATTTCGTCGGGTTTGATAATTATGTTGCTGTTTTCCAAGATAAAAACTTCTTGTTGTCGTGCATTAATACGCTGGTTTGGGTTGCGGCAGGACTTATTATCCCTGTTGTCCTCCCATTACTCTTTGCCATTGCCATTATTAAAAGCTCATTTGCGACTATCTTCAAAAATTTGTTTTATTTTCCGAATGCTGTTTCGGGTGTAATTGTCGGGTTGATTATGACTAGTTTGCTATCTATGTATGGTTTGCCACAATTGCTAGGGATGCTCGGGTTTGAAAATTTGGATAAAAACTGGTTAAATATTCCTTATGTCAACACAGGTGTAATGATTGTGGCTGGGATTTGGCAAGGGATTGGCTTGAATATGTTACTTTTTATTATTGGCTTGGTGAATATGCCAACAGAACCAATCGAGGCGGCAAAATTAGAAGGGGCATCAGGTCTTGCATTATACACGAAAATTATTTTACCGTTACTTAAACCGACGATTATCGTAGTTGTACTTATGTCGCTAGTTAATAGTTTCAAGACGTTTGATAGTATTTGGATTATGACTGGCGGTGGACCTTATCGAACGTCGGAAACTTTGGCTGTTACGATGTACAAGGAATCATTTTCAAATAATCATTTAGGAATGGGTTCGGCAATTGCTGTGATGTTATCTGTGATTATACTAGTTATCTCCATCTTTTACTTAAGAAAGACATTCAATAAAGAAGGGAGTAATTAA
- a CDS encoding class I mannose-6-phosphate isomerase: protein MGNNQTRYNHSPTTKVKGDFKTWTGFQAIFSELSHAIAKSSKKKAILVIETYPGVQIETLRCALEKYFEAATILCADDFAMRGQEIQEKFAMLITEDRVFGRMAAIKMEDYYEKAKLELLRKKVATSDDLTIVFGTGASLVADAEVTVYMDVARWEIQQRMRSGEIGNWNDTNLDEDILRKYKRGFFLDWRAADRLKVELFDKINYYVDANELDHPKMVQWSDYCSGLEQMLQGPFRFVPYFDPGVWGGQWMKENLGLDTSVNNFAWAFDGVAEENSLYLQFGTVRIETPAINAVLKYPMELLGELVYSRFGAELPIRFDFLDTIGGQNLSLQVHPNKEYIKKQFGMDYTQEESYYLLDTKDDAVVYLGVKDDVNSEELIGALEDAQSGEVALDAPRYINTFPAKKHDHFLIPSGTVHCSGADSMILEISLCAYIFTFKLWDWGRLGLDGKPRPVHIEHGKKVINWNRSEKWVAENLVNQFVPLIETKTHTKERTGLYKTEQIYTERDWFSDFIDYDNMEKTVNMLNLVEGDKIVVESLEGKFDDFEVHYVETFVIPAQIERFRIRNIGENERVAILRARIM from the coding sequence ATGGGGAATAATCAAACGAGATACAATCACTCTCCAACAACGAAAGTAAAAGGTGATTTTAAAACATGGACGGGATTTCAAGCTATATTTTCGGAACTTTCACATGCGATAGCTAAGTCTTCAAAAAAGAAGGCAATTTTGGTAATAGAGACATATCCAGGAGTGCAAATCGAAACGCTGAGGTGCGCATTGGAGAAGTATTTTGAAGCAGCGACAATTCTATGTGCGGATGATTTTGCGATGCGCGGTCAAGAAATCCAGGAGAAATTCGCTATGTTGATTACAGAAGATCGCGTTTTTGGAAGAATGGCGGCCATTAAAATGGAGGATTATTATGAAAAAGCTAAGTTGGAGTTATTACGAAAAAAGGTAGCGACCTCAGATGATTTGACAATTGTTTTTGGGACTGGAGCAAGCTTGGTAGCTGATGCAGAGGTGACCGTTTATATGGATGTTGCACGTTGGGAGATTCAGCAACGAATGCGTTCTGGTGAAATTGGGAATTGGAATGATACGAATTTAGATGAAGATATTTTGCGGAAATACAAACGAGGCTTTTTCTTAGACTGGCGAGCAGCAGATCGATTAAAGGTAGAGCTATTCGACAAAATTAATTACTATGTGGACGCCAATGAGTTGGATCATCCGAAAATGGTACAATGGTCAGATTACTGTTCGGGATTGGAGCAGATGTTGCAAGGCCCATTTCGGTTTGTGCCATATTTTGACCCTGGTGTATGGGGTGGGCAATGGATGAAGGAAAACTTAGGCTTAGACACAAGCGTTAACAATTTTGCTTGGGCGTTTGATGGGGTTGCAGAAGAGAATAGTTTATATTTGCAATTTGGTACTGTACGAATCGAAACACCGGCAATTAATGCGGTATTGAAATATCCAATGGAGTTGCTAGGTGAGCTAGTGTATAGCAGATTTGGAGCGGAATTACCGATTCGGTTTGATTTTTTAGATACAATAGGTGGACAAAATCTCAGTTTGCAAGTACATCCGAATAAGGAATATATTAAAAAGCAGTTTGGGATGGATTATACGCAAGAGGAGAGCTATTATTTGCTTGATACGAAGGATGACGCGGTTGTTTACTTGGGCGTGAAGGATGATGTTAATTCAGAGGAGTTAATTGGAGCCCTTGAAGATGCACAATCAGGTGAGGTAGCGCTAGATGCACCACGTTATATCAATACTTTTCCAGCAAAAAAACACGACCATTTTTTAATACCATCGGGAACAGTTCATTGTTCTGGAGCGGATTCGATGATTCTTGAAATAAGCTTGTGTGCGTATATTTTTACATTTAAGCTGTGGGATTGGGGACGATTAGGCTTAGACGGCAAACCGCGGCCAGTGCACATTGAACATGGAAAAAAAGTAATTAACTGGAATCGCTCTGAGAAATGGGTGGCAGAAAATTTAGTGAACCAATTTGTACCGTTAATTGAAACAAAGACACATACAAAAGAGCGGACAGGATTGTATAAAACGGAGCAAATTTATACTGAGCGAGATTGGTTTTCTGATTTTATCGATTATGATAATATGGAAAAAACGGTGAACATGTTGAATTTGGTGGAAGGAGATAAGATTGTTGTAGAGAGTTTGGAAGGCAAATTTGACGATTTTGAAGTTCATTACGTAGAAACATTTGTGATTCCAGCGCAGATAGAAAGATTTAGGATAAGAAATATTGGAGAAAATGAGCGAGTTGCCATTTTACGAGCACGTATTATGTGA